The Streptomyces laurentii genome contains a region encoding:
- a CDS encoding muramoyltetrapeptide carboxypeptidase (LD-Carboxypeptidase, a serine protease, includes microcin C7 self immunity protein; cd07025;~Muramoyltetrapeptide carboxypeptidase [Streptomyces venezuelae ATCC10712];~catalytic triad [active];~dimer interface [polypeptide binding];~identified by MetaGeneAnnotator; putative), translating to MTVESLVRPRRLRAGDRVAIVAPSGPIPEDRLQAGLDILRGWDLDPVVAPHVKDTHPVLDYLAGTDEARARDLTEAWCDPGIAAVLCARGGYGAQRMVDLLDWTAIRAAGPKVLVGYSDITTLHEAFAVRMGLATLHGPMPAAGAFVTNTRTQESLRATLFEPESVRSLGLETAGALVPGRARGVTLGGCASLLAADLGTPHARPSARGGLLLLEEVGEEPYRLDRILTQLLRSGRLDGVAGIGLGSWEECGPYEEVRALLADRLGGLGVPVLERMGFGHQDDAPTIPFGIPGVLDADAGTLTLDVPALI from the coding sequence ATGACCGTCGAGTCACTGGTACGGCCCCGCCGGCTGCGCGCCGGCGACCGGGTCGCGATCGTCGCCCCCAGCGGACCGATCCCCGAGGACCGGCTCCAGGCCGGGCTCGACATCCTGCGCGGCTGGGACCTCGACCCCGTCGTGGCCCCGCACGTCAAGGACACCCACCCGGTCCTCGACTACCTCGCCGGCACGGACGAGGCCCGGGCCCGCGACCTCACCGAGGCGTGGTGCGACCCAGGGATCGCCGCGGTGCTGTGCGCCCGCGGCGGGTACGGTGCCCAGCGCATGGTGGACCTGCTCGACTGGACCGCGATCCGCGCCGCCGGCCCCAAGGTCCTGGTCGGCTACAGCGACATCACCACCCTGCACGAGGCGTTCGCGGTCCGGATGGGCCTGGCCACCCTGCACGGTCCGATGCCGGCGGCCGGGGCCTTCGTCACGAACACCCGCACCCAGGAGTCGCTGCGCGCCACCCTGTTCGAGCCCGAGTCGGTCCGTTCCCTCGGCCTGGAGACCGCGGGCGCCCTGGTGCCCGGCCGGGCGCGCGGCGTCACCCTCGGCGGCTGCGCCAGCCTGCTCGCCGCCGACCTCGGCACCCCGCACGCCCGGCCCTCCGCCCGGGGCGGGCTGCTGCTCCTGGAGGAGGTGGGGGAGGAGCCGTACCGGCTCGACCGGATCCTCACCCAACTCCTGCGCTCCGGCCGGCTGGACGGCGTCGCCGGGATCGGCCTCGGCTCGTGGGAGGAATGCGGTCCGTACGAGGAGGTGCGCGCGCTCCTCGCCGACCGGCTGGGCGGGCTCGGTGTGCCGGTCCTGGAACGCATGGGATTCGGCCACCAGGACGACGCGCCGACCATCCCGTTCGGCATACCCGGGGTGCTGGACGCGGACGCGGGCACGCTCACCCTCGACGTACCGGCGCTGATCTGA
- a CDS encoding peptidase M20 (M20 Peptidase, carboxypeptidase yscS-like; cd05675;~Peptidase M20 [Streptomyces fulvissimus DSM40593];~UniProt-pubmed:11572948; UniProt-pubmed:20624727; UniProt-pubmed:21463507; UniProt-pubmed:18375553; UniProt-pubmed:20581206; UniProt-pubmed:12000953; UniProt-pubmed:20064060;~hypothetical protein; Provisional;~identified by MetaGeneAnnotator; putative;~putative metal binding site [ion binding]) yields the protein MAEEQRGPDTTALDEVVTFTSELIRIDTTNRGGGDCRERPAAEYVAERLAGAGLEPTLLERTPGRTSVVARIPGTDPTADALLVHGHLDVVPAEAADWTVHPFSGEVRDGVVWGRGAVDMKNMDAMVLSVVRSWAREGFRPRRDIVLAYTADEEASAEDGSDFLADRHRDLFEGCTEGISESGAYSFHPEPGLTIYPIAAGERGTAWLKLTARGRAGHGSKVNTANAVTRLAEAITRIGAHQWPVRLTPTVRAALAGLAALYGIDTDVDAPDFDTDLLLDKLGPAAALVEATVRNSANPTMLEAGYKVNVIPGQAVAYVDGRMLPGAEEEFVETMDRLTGPDVAWEFHHREVPLQAPVDSPTFAKLRAAVEHFDPAGHVIPFSMTGGTDAKQFSRLGITGYGFTPLKLPPTLDYGALFHGVDERVPVDALHFGVRVLDRYLRSA from the coding sequence ATGGCTGAGGAACAGCGCGGCCCGGACACGACGGCACTCGACGAGGTGGTCACCTTCACCTCCGAGCTGATCCGGATCGACACCACCAACCGGGGCGGCGGCGACTGCCGCGAGCGCCCCGCCGCCGAGTACGTGGCGGAGCGGCTCGCGGGCGCGGGCCTGGAGCCCACGCTCCTGGAGCGCACCCCCGGCCGTACCAGCGTCGTCGCCCGCATTCCCGGCACCGACCCGACGGCCGACGCGCTGCTCGTCCACGGTCACCTGGACGTCGTGCCCGCCGAGGCCGCCGACTGGACCGTGCACCCGTTCTCCGGCGAGGTGCGCGACGGTGTCGTGTGGGGGCGGGGCGCCGTCGACATGAAGAACATGGACGCGATGGTGCTGTCCGTCGTCCGGTCCTGGGCCCGTGAGGGGTTCCGGCCGCGCCGCGACATCGTCCTCGCGTACACCGCCGACGAGGAGGCGAGCGCCGAGGACGGCTCCGACTTCCTCGCCGACCGGCACCGCGACCTCTTCGAGGGCTGCACGGAGGGCATCAGCGAGTCCGGCGCCTACAGCTTCCACCCGGAACCGGGCCTGACGATCTACCCGATCGCCGCCGGGGAGCGCGGCACCGCCTGGCTCAAGCTCACCGCCCGCGGCCGGGCCGGACACGGCTCCAAGGTCAACACCGCCAACGCGGTCACCCGGCTCGCCGAGGCCATCACCCGGATCGGCGCCCACCAGTGGCCCGTCCGGCTCACCCCGACCGTGCGGGCCGCGCTCGCCGGGCTGGCCGCGCTGTACGGCATCGACACCGATGTCGACGCCCCCGACTTCGACACCGACCTGCTCCTGGACAAGCTGGGCCCGGCCGCCGCGCTCGTCGAGGCCACCGTCCGCAACAGCGCCAATCCGACGATGCTGGAGGCCGGCTACAAGGTCAACGTCATCCCGGGCCAGGCCGTCGCCTATGTCGACGGGCGGATGCTGCCCGGCGCCGAGGAGGAGTTCGTCGAGACGATGGACCGGCTCACCGGCCCCGACGTCGCGTGGGAGTTCCACCACCGCGAGGTGCCGCTCCAGGCGCCGGTCGACTCGCCCACCTTCGCCAAGCTGCGCGCCGCCGTGGAGCACTTCGACCCGGCCGGGCACGTCATCCCCTTCTCCATGACCGGCGGCACCGACGCCAAGCAGTTCTCCCGGCTCGGCATCACCGGCTACGGCTTCACCCCGCTGAAGCTGCCCCCGACGCTCGACTACGGCGCGCTGTTCCACGGCGTCGACGAGCGCGTCCCCGTCGACGCCCTCCACTTCGGCGTCCGCGTCCTCGACCGCTACCTCCGGTCCGCCTGA
- a CDS encoding ABC transporter (ABC transporter [Streptomyces albus J1074];~X-Pro dipeptidyl-peptidase (S15 family); pfam02129;~X-Pro dipeptidyl-peptidase C-terminal non-catalytic domain; cl08482;~identified by MetaGeneAnnotator; putative): MSRALPRSRKLFALTAGAALAAPLALAVPAQGAQPAPGSLAAGTYTVTPLHFTVQAGGRGCVVDADLYRPDGVDAAHPAPAVLATNGFGGSKASTEGIGKAFAARGYVGLVYSGLGFGKSGCLISLDDPRTDGVAAAGLVDFLAGRRAADDGTRADFVAQDAPGDPRVGMIGGSYGGAIQMATAAADPRLDALVPFITWNDLAYSLAPNNADRATPGVFKWQWANGFYLIGEGQPLLEPSLDPSRINSLNCLHFVTDACDTVRLLNSGTYPQAGADKMLAYARSVSPVSYLDKVKAPTLLVQGQTDSLFNLNEAQRSYDRLRGQGVDTKMIWQSAGHSGGQKPGELDLGQGNLETSYVGQRVLAWFDRYLRRDQAADTGPAFAYYRDWQSGYGTAAEVPAAGSRLYLSGDGALVDDRAKVARGSRMYANLPVPTSHSEFSLAGTLGVPDPQPYDLAGTYLGWRSAPLTAPADLVGSPRATLKVASPSAARVQDSGDAADKLVLFAKLYDVAPDGTKTLVNRLVAPVRVPDVNRAFTVELPAIAHRYETGHRLEFVVAASDTAYFGNRGSKPVTVTSAPEDTGTLDLPLVNGRVG, encoded by the coding sequence GTGTCCCGTGCCCTGCCCAGATCACGCAAGCTGTTCGCGCTCACGGCCGGGGCGGCGCTGGCCGCGCCGCTCGCCCTCGCCGTACCCGCCCAGGGCGCGCAGCCCGCACCGGGAAGCCTCGCGGCCGGCACGTACACCGTCACCCCGCTGCACTTCACCGTCCAGGCGGGCGGCCGCGGTTGCGTCGTCGACGCCGACCTCTACCGCCCCGACGGCGTCGACGCCGCTCATCCCGCGCCCGCCGTCCTCGCCACCAACGGCTTCGGCGGCAGCAAGGCCAGTACCGAGGGCATCGGCAAGGCCTTCGCCGCCCGCGGCTACGTCGGCCTCGTCTACTCCGGCCTCGGCTTCGGCAAGAGCGGCTGCCTGATATCCCTCGACGACCCGCGGACCGACGGCGTGGCCGCCGCCGGGCTCGTCGACTTCCTGGCCGGCCGCCGGGCCGCCGACGACGGCACCCGCGCCGACTTCGTCGCCCAGGACGCGCCCGGCGACCCCCGCGTCGGCATGATCGGCGGCTCGTACGGCGGCGCCATCCAGATGGCCACTGCCGCGGCCGATCCCCGCCTCGACGCCCTCGTCCCCTTCATCACCTGGAACGACCTCGCCTACTCCCTCGCCCCGAACAACGCCGACCGGGCCACCCCCGGCGTCTTCAAATGGCAGTGGGCCAACGGCTTCTACCTGATCGGCGAGGGCCAGCCGCTGCTCGAACCCTCCCTCGACCCCAGCCGGATCAACTCCCTGAACTGCCTGCACTTCGTCACCGACGCCTGCGACACCGTCCGGCTGCTCAACTCCGGCACCTACCCGCAGGCCGGCGCCGACAAGATGCTCGCCTACGCCCGCAGCGTCTCCCCGGTCTCGTACCTCGACAAGGTCAAGGCGCCCACCCTCCTCGTCCAGGGCCAGACCGACAGCCTCTTCAACCTCAACGAGGCCCAGCGCAGCTACGACCGGCTGCGCGGACAGGGCGTCGACACGAAGATGATCTGGCAGTCCGCCGGCCACAGCGGCGGACAGAAGCCCGGCGAACTCGACCTCGGCCAGGGGAACCTGGAGACGAGTTACGTCGGACAGCGCGTCCTCGCCTGGTTCGACCGGTATCTGCGCCGCGACCAGGCCGCCGACACCGGGCCCGCCTTCGCGTACTACCGCGACTGGCAGAGCGGCTACGGCACCGCCGCCGAGGTGCCCGCGGCCGGCAGCCGGCTCTACCTGTCCGGCGACGGCGCGCTGGTCGACGACCGCGCCAAGGTGGCCCGGGGCTCGCGGATGTACGCCAACCTGCCGGTGCCCACCAGTCATTCGGAGTTCTCGCTGGCCGGCACCCTGGGGGTGCCCGATCCGCAGCCGTACGACCTGGCAGGCACCTACCTCGGCTGGCGCAGCGCCCCGCTCACCGCCCCCGCCGACCTCGTCGGCTCGCCGCGGGCCACCCTCAAGGTCGCCTCGCCGAGCGCGGCGCGCGTGCAGGACTCCGGTGACGCCGCCGACAAGCTGGTGCTCTTCGCCAAGCTCTACGACGTCGCCCCCGACGGCACCAAGACGCTGGTCAACCGGCTGGTCGCGCCGGTCCGGGTGCCGGACGTGAACCGGGCCTTCACCGTCGAACTGCCCGCGATCGCCCACCGCTACGAGACCGGCCACCGGCTGGAGTTCGTCGTCGCGGCCAGCGACACCGCGTACTTCGGCAACCGGGGCAGCAAGCCGGTGACGGTCACCAGCGCCCCCGAGGACACCGGGACGCTGGACCTGCCGCTGGTGAACGGGCGGGTGGGCTGA
- a CDS encoding efflux protein (Peptidase associated domain: C-terminal domain of M14 N/E carboxypeptidase; putative folding, regulation, or interaction domain; cl01383;~efflux protein [Streptomyces roseosporus NRRL15998];~identified by MetaGeneAnnotator; putative), translating into MPGPGAYVLIAAAGGHQPQAVSVTVGERPVDLDVVLGGAGRLAGAVVTADGTPVRDATVTLTDVRGEVVAATRSGREGGYVIGELVSGEYTLAASAPAFRPAALPVSVQASRETRQDIELAGGAVLRGTVRAGGGRPVEDARVTLLDAAGNVVDTFITGSDGSFRFIDLSSGEYTVIAAGYPPVATVLQVAGGGRTERDLLLGHQD; encoded by the coding sequence GTGCCCGGCCCCGGCGCGTACGTCCTGATCGCCGCCGCCGGCGGCCACCAGCCGCAGGCCGTCTCCGTCACCGTCGGCGAACGGCCGGTCGACCTCGACGTCGTGCTCGGCGGCGCGGGCCGGCTCGCCGGTGCCGTCGTCACCGCCGACGGCACCCCGGTCCGGGACGCCACCGTCACCCTCACGGACGTACGCGGCGAGGTCGTCGCCGCCACCCGCAGTGGCCGCGAGGGCGGCTACGTGATCGGCGAACTGGTCTCCGGCGAGTACACCCTCGCCGCCAGCGCTCCCGCCTTCCGCCCCGCCGCGCTGCCGGTCAGCGTGCAGGCCTCGCGCGAGACCCGCCAGGACATCGAACTGGCGGGCGGCGCGGTGCTGCGCGGAACGGTCCGGGCGGGCGGCGGGCGTCCCGTCGAGGACGCCCGCGTGACCCTGCTCGACGCGGCCGGCAACGTCGTCGACACCTTCATCACCGGTTCCGACGGAAGCTTCCGCTTCATCGACCTGTCCTCGGGCGAGTACACGGTCATCGCCGCGGGCTACCCGCCGGTCGCGACCGTCCTCCAGGTGGCCGGCGGCGGCCGCACCGAGCGCGACCTGCTGCTCGGCCACCAGGACTAG
- a CDS encoding hypothetical protein (identified by MetaGeneAnnotator; putative;~sequence version:1) has protein sequence MTTSPSLSEIPVEPAAEQVTAPVPAPAAEPGADLSLAPLLDTGEWVEPVAQDVAEAVVRDARDFGVYARTGGWTFALKVARSVRPGGQPAEGSDKVSAKAFAELAGCSAERVMRYYKAWDMAADDGLVPQFEALVPGEDVELPEADVWLSYYSSRSSATSVRGHAITAAAEAEGIKATKALEVAENPTALRAAILADPGTAEAARGALLDRMKEDAALQTEMARAIARTGELKKAVAQEAKAADRIEYVRQIAEGGQVRTPAGQKLDASPELRAEAERHLSLIDELDDSEEAGEWAGEAYDTVKSLVVKAVEEDPALRVQERRAKFYNSLQKATKVFEELTLDEVLEEDVLEADMVQRLEALQEAIGACISALRKATDAS, from the coding sequence GTGACCACGTCCCCCTCCCTGTCCGAGATCCCCGTCGAGCCCGCGGCCGAGCAGGTCACGGCGCCGGTCCCCGCCCCCGCGGCCGAGCCGGGGGCGGACCTTTCGCTCGCTCCCCTGCTCGACACCGGTGAGTGGGTCGAGCCCGTCGCGCAGGACGTCGCCGAGGCCGTGGTCCGCGACGCCCGGGACTTCGGCGTGTACGCGCGCACGGGCGGCTGGACGTTCGCGCTGAAGGTGGCGCGCAGCGTACGGCCCGGCGGACAGCCGGCCGAGGGTTCCGACAAGGTGTCGGCGAAGGCGTTCGCCGAGCTGGCGGGCTGCTCCGCCGAGCGCGTCATGCGCTACTACAAGGCGTGGGACATGGCCGCCGACGACGGCCTGGTGCCGCAGTTCGAGGCGCTGGTCCCGGGTGAGGACGTCGAGCTGCCCGAGGCCGACGTCTGGCTGTCGTACTACTCCTCGCGCTCCAGCGCCACGTCCGTGCGGGGTCACGCGATCACGGCCGCGGCGGAGGCGGAGGGCATCAAGGCGACCAAGGCGCTGGAGGTGGCCGAGAACCCGACCGCGCTGCGCGCCGCGATCCTCGCCGACCCGGGCACGGCCGAGGCGGCCCGGGGCGCGCTCCTCGACCGGATGAAGGAGGACGCGGCGCTCCAGACCGAGATGGCCCGGGCCATCGCCCGGACCGGCGAGCTGAAGAAGGCGGTGGCGCAGGAGGCGAAGGCGGCCGACCGGATCGAGTACGTGCGCCAGATCGCCGAGGGCGGACAGGTCCGGACGCCGGCCGGGCAGAAGCTCGACGCGTCGCCGGAGCTGCGCGCCGAGGCCGAGCGCCACCTGTCGCTGATCGACGAGCTGGACGACTCGGAAGAGGCCGGCGAGTGGGCCGGCGAGGCATATGACACGGTGAAGTCGCTGGTCGTGAAGGCCGTGGAGGAGGACCCGGCGCTGCGGGTCCAGGAGCGCCGGGCGAAGTTCTACAACAGCCTCCAGAAGGCCACGAAGGTCTTCGAGGAGCTGACCCTGGACGAGGTCCTGGAGGAGGACGTCCTCGAGGCCGACATGGTCCAGCGCCTGGAGGCCCTCCAGGAGGCGATCGGCGCCTGCATCAGCGCGCTGCGCAAGGCGACCGACGCCTCCTGA
- a CDS encoding D-aminopeptidase (D-aminopeptidase [Streptomyces cattleya NRRL 8057 = DSM46488];~Peptidase M55, D-aminopeptidase dipeptide-binding protein family; cd08663;~SxDxEG motif;~homopentamer interface [polypeptide binding];~identified by MetaGeneAnnotator; putative;~metal binding site [ion binding]), translating to MKILISADMEGATGVTWPADVLPGTPQWERCRSLFTSDVDAAARGFLDGGADEVLINEAHWTMRNLLLEQLDERAEMLTGRHKSLSMVEGVQHGDVDGIAFVGYHTGAGAEGVLAHTYLANSITGVWLDGVRASEGLLNARVVAEFGVPVILVTGDDLTCEDALGYAPEAHKVAVKDHVSRYAAVCRTPARTAADIRAAAEKAVSLAVRHEPVQAGPFTMELEFDAEHLAGAATVVPGTERSGERRVAYTSETMYEAIRTFKAVTTIVSAAVEEQYG from the coding sequence ATGAAGATCCTGATCAGCGCCGACATGGAAGGCGCCACCGGTGTGACCTGGCCCGCCGACGTGCTGCCGGGGACACCGCAGTGGGAGCGATGTCGCTCCCTGTTCACCTCGGACGTCGACGCGGCGGCGCGGGGCTTCCTCGACGGCGGCGCCGACGAGGTGCTGATCAACGAGGCGCACTGGACCATGCGCAACCTGCTGCTCGAACAGCTCGACGAGCGCGCCGAAATGCTGACCGGGCGCCACAAGTCGCTGTCCATGGTCGAGGGCGTCCAGCACGGTGACGTCGACGGCATCGCCTTCGTCGGCTACCACACCGGGGCGGGCGCCGAGGGCGTCCTGGCGCACACCTACCTCGCCAACTCGATCACCGGCGTCTGGCTCGACGGGGTGCGGGCCAGCGAGGGCCTGCTCAACGCGCGCGTGGTCGCCGAGTTCGGGGTCCCCGTCATCCTCGTCACCGGAGACGACCTGACCTGCGAGGACGCCCTCGGCTACGCGCCGGAGGCGCACAAGGTCGCGGTCAAGGACCATGTGTCGCGGTACGCGGCCGTCTGCCGCACCCCCGCCCGTACCGCCGCCGACATCCGTGCGGCGGCCGAGAAGGCGGTCTCCCTCGCCGTGCGCCACGAACCGGTGCAGGCCGGGCCTTTCACGATGGAGCTGGAGTTCGACGCGGAGCACCTGGCCGGCGCTGCCACCGTGGTGCCCGGCACGGAGCGGAGCGGCGAGCGGCGCGTCGCCTACACCAGCGAGACGATGTACGAGGCGATTCGCACGTTCAAGGCGGTCACCACGATCGTGTCCGCCGCTGTGGAGGAGCAGTATGGCTGA
- a CDS encoding acyl-peptide hydrolase (Dipeptidyl aminopeptidases/acylaminoacyl-peptidases [Aminoacid transport andmetabolism]; COG1506;~Prolyl oligopeptidase family; pfam00326;~acyl-peptide hydrolase [Streptomyces cattleya NRRL 8057 = DSM46488];~identified by MetaGeneAnnotator; putative), which yields MASTATYGSWPSPIDAALAAAHDGRPDFVGFVGDEVWWTAPRPAEGGRRALVRRHPDGVEESVLPAPWNVRSRVVEYGGQPWAGTVRADGSPLVVFCHHPDQRLYAYEPDAPDGAPPRPLTPLSPVGDGLRWVDPVLRPERDEVWCVLEEFTGPAPTDVRRVIAAVPLDGSAAEDRTRVRELSDGRHRFVTGPRVSPDGRQVAWIGWDHPRMPWDGTEVRLAGVTDDGAFTEARTVAGGPEESVPQIGWTADGHLLHVSDRTGWWNLYRTARDGGEPVALCPREEEFAGALWKIGLSWFQPLDSGLVAVVHGRGAATLGILDPESGDLADAVGPWTEWAATLAAHGTRVVGVAAGPHSGHEVVELDTCTGFARVIGAPHKDAVDPAYYPEPEARTFAGPGGREIHAQVYAPRNPEFTGPDDERPPYVIWAHGGPTGQAPLVLDLEIAYFTSRGIGVAEVNYGGSTGHGRAYRERLREQWGVVDVEDCAAVATALAAEGTADPARLAVRGGSAGGWTTAASLVHSDVYACGTILYPILDPAAWATDETHDFESRYMDSLMGPIAEVPERYRERSPLEHVDRITAPFVLLQGLDDVICPPAQAERFLARTAGRGVPHASLAFEGESHGFRRADTLIRALEAELSLYAQVFGLDRPDVPRLELRK from the coding sequence ATGGCATCCACGGCCACCTACGGCAGCTGGCCGTCACCCATCGACGCGGCCTTGGCCGCGGCGCACGACGGCCGGCCCGATTTCGTCGGCTTCGTCGGCGACGAGGTGTGGTGGACCGCACCGCGTCCCGCCGAGGGCGGCCGGCGCGCCCTGGTGCGCCGCCACCCCGACGGCGTCGAGGAGTCGGTGCTGCCCGCCCCGTGGAACGTCCGCAGCCGGGTCGTCGAGTACGGCGGACAGCCCTGGGCCGGCACGGTGCGGGCGGACGGTTCGCCGCTCGTCGTCTTCTGCCACCACCCCGACCAGCGGCTGTACGCGTACGAGCCGGACGCCCCGGACGGCGCCCCGCCCCGCCCGCTGACCCCGCTCTCCCCGGTCGGCGACGGACTGCGCTGGGTCGACCCGGTGCTCCGGCCCGAACGGGACGAGGTCTGGTGCGTCCTGGAGGAGTTCACCGGCCCCGCGCCCACCGACGTGCGCCGGGTCATCGCCGCCGTGCCCCTGGACGGCTCCGCCGCCGAGGACCGGACGCGCGTCCGTGAACTGTCCGACGGGCGGCACCGCTTCGTCACCGGCCCCCGGGTCTCGCCCGACGGCCGGCAGGTCGCCTGGATCGGCTGGGACCACCCCCGGATGCCCTGGGACGGCACCGAGGTCCGGCTCGCCGGCGTCACCGACGACGGCGCCTTCACCGAGGCCCGGACCGTCGCCGGCGGACCCGAGGAGTCCGTGCCTCAGATCGGCTGGACCGCCGACGGCCACCTGCTGCACGTCAGCGACCGCACCGGCTGGTGGAACCTCTACCGCACCGCGCGGGACGGCGGCGAGCCCGTCGCGCTCTGCCCCCGCGAGGAGGAGTTCGCCGGCGCCCTGTGGAAGATCGGCCTCAGCTGGTTCCAGCCGCTCGACAGCGGACTGGTCGCCGTCGTCCACGGCCGCGGCGCCGCCACCCTCGGCATTCTCGACCCCGAGAGCGGCGACCTCGCCGACGCCGTCGGCCCCTGGACCGAGTGGGCCGCGACCCTCGCCGCGCACGGCACCCGCGTCGTCGGCGTCGCCGCCGGACCGCACAGCGGCCACGAGGTCGTCGAACTGGACACCTGCACCGGCTTCGCCCGGGTGATCGGCGCCCCGCACAAGGACGCGGTCGACCCCGCGTACTACCCCGAGCCCGAGGCGCGGACCTTCGCCGGCCCCGGCGGCCGGGAGATCCACGCCCAGGTGTACGCGCCCCGGAACCCCGAGTTCACCGGCCCCGACGACGAGCGGCCGCCGTACGTGATCTGGGCGCACGGCGGTCCGACCGGGCAGGCCCCGCTCGTCCTCGACCTGGAGATCGCCTACTTCACCTCCCGCGGCATCGGCGTCGCCGAGGTCAACTACGGCGGCTCCACCGGGCACGGCCGGGCGTACCGCGAGCGGCTGCGCGAGCAGTGGGGCGTGGTCGATGTCGAGGACTGCGCCGCCGTGGCCACCGCCCTCGCCGCCGAGGGCACCGCCGACCCGGCCCGGCTCGCCGTCCGCGGCGGCAGCGCCGGCGGCTGGACCACCGCCGCGTCCCTCGTCCACAGCGACGTCTACGCCTGCGGCACCATCCTCTATCCCATCCTCGACCCGGCCGCCTGGGCCACCGACGAGACCCACGATTTCGAATCCCGCTACATGGACTCGCTCATGGGCCCAATCGCCGAGGTCCCCGAGCGCTACCGCGAGCGCTCCCCGCTGGAGCACGTCGACCGGATCACCGCGCCGTTCGTGCTGCTCCAGGGCCTGGACGACGTGATCTGCCCGCCCGCGCAGGCCGAGCGATTCCTCGCCCGGACCGCCGGCCGCGGCGTGCCGCACGCCTCCCTCGCCTTCGAGGGCGAATCGCACGGCTTCCGCAGGGCCGACACCCTGATCCGCGCGCTGGAGGCCGAACTCTCCCTGTACGCCCAGGTCTTCGGACTCGACCGGCCCGACGTCCCCCGGCTGGAGCTGAGGAAATGA